One segment of Acidimicrobiia bacterium DNA contains the following:
- a CDS encoding type II 3-dehydroquinate dehydratase — MATILLLSGPNLNLLGEREPAIYGTDRLETCVDDARAVVVAAGHELEHLQSNHEGELVDAVQGARHRCPALILNAGALTHYSYALADAVATYDGVAVELHLTNPAARDNWRRTSVLAPVVTGTVSGFGRAGYRLAAEAALAVLAARGGARA; from the coding sequence GTGGCCACGATCCTCCTCCTGTCGGGCCCGAACCTGAACCTGCTCGGCGAGCGCGAGCCCGCCATCTACGGCACCGACCGCCTCGAGACGTGCGTGGACGACGCCCGCGCCGTCGTCGTCGCCGCCGGCCACGAGCTCGAGCACCTCCAGTCGAACCACGAGGGCGAGCTCGTCGACGCCGTCCAGGGCGCCCGGCACCGCTGCCCGGCCCTGATCCTCAACGCGGGCGCGCTCACCCACTACTCCTACGCGCTCGCCGACGCCGTCGCGACCTATGACGGGGTCGCGGTCGAGCTGCACCTGACGAACCCCGCGGCACGCGACAACTGGCGCCGGACGTCGGTCCTGGCCCCGGTCGTGACCGGCACGGTGTCGGGGTTCGGGCGCGCCGGCTACCGGCTGGCGGCCGAGGCCGCGCTGGCCGTCCTGGCGGCGCGGGGCGGCGCGCGGGCGTGA
- the aroB gene encoding 3-dehydroquinate synthase, with product MTVAVDPPYDVVVGEGVLARLGDALGGRDRVALVSQGVVAEAHAPAAAEALRDGRRDVACFTIDEGEAAKRLATVEVLCRQLATWGLRRGDAVVALGGGVVGDTVGFAAAVYHRGVAVVQAPTTLLAMVDAAIGGKTAVNLPEGKNLVGAFHQPVAVLADVATLATLPDAEYRSGLGEVAKYALLPGGDAVAALLARHVDGVWARVPSVLTDLVAESAAVKAAVVARDPEERTGARAALNYGHTLAHALETTSGYALAHGEAVAVGLVFAAELARALERVDDATVERARALLTTLGLPTAVPADRGPGELLDAMRRDKKVRRSLAFVLPGPDGLEVVDDPPPAMIERALAAVGVGG from the coding sequence GTGACGGTGGCGGTCGACCCGCCGTACGACGTCGTCGTCGGGGAGGGCGTGCTCGCTCGCCTCGGTGACGCGCTCGGCGGGCGGGACCGGGTCGCGCTCGTGAGCCAGGGCGTCGTGGCCGAGGCGCACGCGCCCGCGGCCGCCGAGGCGCTGCGGGACGGCCGGCGCGACGTGGCCTGCTTCACGATCGACGAGGGCGAGGCGGCGAAGCGGCTCGCGACGGTCGAGGTCCTCTGCCGCCAGCTGGCGACGTGGGGGCTGCGCCGGGGCGACGCCGTCGTCGCCCTCGGCGGGGGCGTCGTCGGCGACACCGTGGGGTTCGCGGCCGCGGTCTACCACCGGGGCGTCGCGGTGGTGCAGGCGCCGACGACGCTGCTGGCGATGGTCGACGCCGCCATCGGCGGCAAGACCGCGGTGAACCTCCCGGAGGGCAAGAACCTCGTGGGCGCCTTCCACCAGCCGGTCGCCGTGCTCGCCGACGTGGCCACGCTGGCGACCCTGCCCGACGCCGAGTACCGGTCGGGCCTCGGCGAGGTGGCGAAGTACGCGCTGCTGCCCGGCGGCGACGCCGTCGCCGCGCTCCTGGCTCGGCACGTCGACGGCGTGTGGGCCCGCGTCCCGTCGGTGCTGACCGACCTCGTCGCCGAGTCGGCGGCGGTGAAGGCGGCGGTCGTGGCCCGGGACCCCGAGGAGCGGACCGGGGCCCGGGCGGCGCTGAACTACGGCCACACGCTGGCCCACGCGCTCGAGACCACGAGCGGGTACGCGCTCGCCCACGGGGAGGCGGTCGCGGTCGGCCTCGTGTTCGCGGCGGAGCTGGCCCGGGCGCTCGAGCGGGTCGACGACGCCACGGTCGAGCGGGCCCGGGCGCTGCTCACGACGCTCGGCCTCCCGACGGCCGTGCCCGCCGACCGCGGCCCGGGCGAGCTGCTCGACGCCATGCGACGCGACAAGAAGGTGCGCCGGTCGCTCGCGTTCGTGCTGCCCGGCCCCGACGGGCTCGAGGTCGTCGACGACCCGCCGCCGGCGATGATCGAGCGCGCGCTCGCCGCGGTCGGCGTGGGAGGCTGA
- a CDS encoding shikimate kinase, which produces MSGLARRHLVLVGLMGVGKSTVGARCGMRLGRPFVDTDDLVELLAGARVAELFARGEEEFRAVERAAVADACAAPASLVIACGGGAVLDAGNRALLHACGFVVWLRAEPAVLAERVEADGVERPLLAGDHALAALTELAARRDAVYRAVADAAVATDHRTPEQVADAVLEEFAGCAA; this is translated from the coding sequence GTGAGCGGCCTCGCCCGTCGCCACCTCGTCCTGGTCGGGCTCATGGGCGTCGGCAAGAGCACGGTCGGCGCCCGCTGCGGGATGCGGCTCGGGCGACCGTTCGTCGACACCGACGACCTCGTGGAGCTCCTCGCCGGCGCCCGAGTGGCCGAGCTCTTCGCCCGGGGCGAGGAGGAGTTCCGCGCCGTCGAGCGCGCCGCGGTCGCGGACGCGTGCGCGGCGCCGGCGTCGCTCGTGATCGCCTGCGGCGGCGGGGCCGTCCTCGACGCCGGCAACCGGGCCCTCCTCCACGCCTGCGGCTTCGTGGTGTGGCTGCGCGCCGAGCCGGCGGTCCTCGCCGAGCGGGTCGAGGCCGACGGCGTCGAGCGGCCGCTGCTGGCCGGCGACCACGCCCTCGCCGCGCTGACCGAGCTGGCGGCGCGCCGCGACGCCGTCTACCGCGCCGTCGCCGACGCCGCCGTGGCCACCGACCACCGGACGCCGGAGCAGGTCGCCGACGCCGTCCTGGAGGAGTTCGCCGGTTGCGCCGCGTGA